The DNA region CAAAATAAACTCCCTCGCTCCAAGCCAATTTATTTCCAGTTTTAGATCATAAACACGCCTCTTTGTTTAAAAAGGAAGCGAACGATGGATTTTGCGGGATTTATTGAAAAAAACTGTTGACGGATCTCACTCAACTTCGCATAATGCGCGCCGTTCCCGACAACAAGGCAACTTAGCGACGAGAACGGAAAACATGGTATTGGCTACGTAGCTCAGCTGGTTAGAGCACATCACTCATAATGATGGGGTCACAGGTTCGAATCCCGTCGTAGCCACCATTCCTAAACGTTCTTTTATTAGAATTGTTAGGAATAGATGCGGTCGTGGCGGAATTGGTAGACGCACCAGATTTAGGTTCTGGCGCCGTAAGGTGTGAGAGTTCAAGTCTCTCCGACCGCACCATGTATTAAGTGGTAGAAATACTACTGCCTGCAGGTCTATCGCCAAGCGGTAAGGCAGCGGCTTTTGATGCCGCCATTCCCTGGTTCGAATCCAGGTAGACCTGCCATTATTCCAAAGTGGGATTCCTTTAAGAAAAAGGGTTGTCACTTAGAGCTTGAAGGTTTATATTGTCTCGCTCAAAAAGATGGCTACGTAGCTCAGCTGGTTAGAGCACATCACTCATAATGATGGGGTCACAGGTTCGAATCCCGTCGTAGCCACCATTCTTTCTTAATGAAAGAAAAGTTATAACGATTAGTTTTTACCAATTAACTAATGGTTAATAGATTTCAAGATGCGGTCGTGGCGGAATTGGTAGACGCACCAGATTTAGGTTCTGGCGCCGCAAGGTGTGAGAGTTCAAGTCTCTCCGACCGCACCATCTTGAAACAACTTAAATAAATATATGCGGTCGTGGCGGAATTGGTAGACGCACCAGATTTAGGTTCTGGCGCCGCAAGGTGTGAGAGTTCAAGTCTCTCCGACCGCACCATATATTTATTGCCTGCAGGTCTATCGCCAAGCGGTAAGGCAGCGGCTTTTGATGCCGCCATTCCCTGGTTCGAATCCAGGTAGACCTGCCACTATTTTAATTATTGAGTTTACTCAGTAGTTATGCGGTCGTGGCGGAATTGGTAGACGCACCAGATTTAGGTTCTGGCGCCGCAAGGTGTGAGAGTTCAAGTCTCTCCGACCGCACCATTATTAAAGTCTCTTTTATTAGAGCATTGTAGGGCTATCGCCAAGCGGTAAGGCAGCGGCTTTTGATGCCGCCATTCCCTGGTTCGAATCCAGGTAGCCCTGCCATATTATCCCTTTAAAGGGACGTTATTGAGGTTTTACCAATTCTCTCGATAACAACAATTAAGATGCGGTCGTGGCGGAATTGGTAGACGCACCAGATTTAGGTTCTGGCGCCGCAAGGTGTGAGAGTTCAAGTCTCTCCGACCGCACCATCTTAATTAAAAGAATACATATGTTGCTAAAACATATTGTTGGCTACGTAGCTCAGCTGGTTAGAGCACATCACTCATAATGATGGGGTCACAGGTTCGAATCCCGTCGTAGCCACCATTTATTTTATTGTCTAGGTTTTACCAATTTCCTAGATGATTTAGAAAAGTCGCGGTCGTGGCGGAATTGGTAGACGCACCAGATTTAGGTTCTGGCGCCGCAAGGTGTGAGAGTTCAAGTCTCTCCGACCGCACCATACTTTTCTAATTTGATATGTCTTTTGACTATCACCCGTAGGTCTATCGCCAAGCGGTAAGGCAGCGGCTTTTGATGCCGCCATTCCCTGGTTCGAATCCAGGTAGACCTGCCATTATTTTCCCTTTAAAGGGACGTTATTGAGGTTTTACCAATTCTCTCGATAACAACAATTAAGATGCGGTCGTGGCGGAATTGGTAGACGCACCAGATTTAGGTTCTGGCGCCGCAAGGTGTGAGAGTTCAAGTCTCTCCGACCGCACCATCTTAATTAAAAGAATACATATGTTGTTAAAACATATTGTTGGCTACGTAGCTCAGCTGGTTAGAGCACATCACTCATAATGATGGGGTCACAGGTTCGAATCCCGTCGTAGCCACCATTTATTCAGATAAATAGTTTATACTTACGACTATTGATCAGAAGTATTAAAGCGCGGTCGTGGCGGAATTGGTAGACGCACCAGATTTAGGTTCTGGCGCCGCAAGGTGTGAGAGTTCAAGTCTCTCCGACCGCACCATAATTTCCTTGATTGGGAAGCACTTAGCTGAAAGACTAAGACCTGTAGGGCTATCGCCAAGCGGTAAGGCAGCGGCTTTTGATGCCGCCATTCCCTGGTTCGAATCCAGGTAGCCCTGCCATTACAAAACGTTGTTAAGGTTATACCAATTACCTTAGTAACTAAAAAAACACGATGCGGTCGTGGCGGAATTGGTAGACGCACCAGATTTAGGTTCTGGCGCCGCAAGGTGTGAGAGTTCAAGTCTCTCCGACCGCACCATACTTTCCTTAATTGGGAAGCACTTAGCTGAAAGACTAAGACATGTAGGGCTATCGCCAAGCGGTAAGGCAGCGGCTTTTGATGCCGCCATTCCCTGGTTCGAATCCAGGTAGCCCTGCCATTACAAAACGTTGTTAAGGTTATACCAATTACCTTAGTGACTAAAAAATACGATGCGGTCGTGGCGGAATTGGTAGACGCACCAGATTTAGGTTCTGGCGCCGCAAGGTGTGAGAGTTCAAGTCTCTCCGACCGCACCATGATTGAAAAACCCAGCATTAATTTGCTGGGTTTTTTCTTTTTTCCGATTCTGGACTCGGTAGATCTCTGATTTATCGAATTAAAAAAGCGAGCTCATGGCTCGCTTTTTTTCTATCTATTGCTTTTCTACCTGACGCATTGGGTATCCAGACTTACATACCCAATGCGTACTTCAATACTTGAGCTTTAATCGGCCCTGAGTTTTCCGCTAACTTTAATGCCGCATTACGAGCGAACTTCAGTGGCCCTAAATCATTACTAAAGCCTTTGTAGAACACATCCATGCCAGTTTGCATTAGCAAGTTATCTGGTCGACGAGCGCGCTCATACTTGGCGAGTAATGAATCATTAAGTTGCTCTTGCTGATCCGTCACTGAAAGCAGGACATCAACATCCTTGAAGCCAAGATTCACGCCTTGCCCAGCAAGTGGGTTAATTGTATGGGCAGAGTCGCCCACTAACACGCAATTCTTGTTTGAATAACTTTGAGCATGACGACGAGTCAGTGGGAATGAGCCAGACTGTAAAACTTCAATATCGCCCAATTCAGCTGGAAAGTGCCGTAAGATCTCTTCTTTTAGCTGGGGTTTCGTCATCGCACACAATTGCTTAATACGTTTTGGTGAGTCATACCAAACCAGCGAACCCTGCCCCACTTCTTTACCATCTTCAGTTAATGAACATAGCGGCAAGAACGAACGTGGACCTGACGGAGTAAATTGCTGCCAAGTGATGTCTTGTTGAGGAAGTTCGGTTTTCACGTTGATCAGCATGCAGTGTTGACGGTAATCCCACGCGGTTACGCCAATACCCGCTAATTGACGGACTTTCGAGTTTGCGCCATCGGCACCAATCACCCAACTAGCCTCAAACTGCTCACCACTTTCTAACGTTACACGGTTTACCTCGGCAAATTCGATGTCTTTCAATCGCTCTGGGCACATCACCGTTAAGTTGTCGTACTGTGCGAAAGCTTGCCAAAGACCAAGTTGGATTAGTCGGTTTTCAACGATATAGCCTAGCTGCTCTAGTGACAGTTCATCAGAGTGAAAACGAGTACGGCACTCTGGGTGTTCCCACGTTTCCAAACGACGATAAGGACACACTCGCATGCTCTCAATTGCTGACCACGCATCTAATGAATCAAGTAACTTTACTGATTGGTGTGAGATTGCTGAAACACGAATATCCAAGGCTTGAGAAGCTTCAAAAGCCTTAGGTTCAGCACCTTCCACAACCACAACACTTCTGCCCTGCTTAGCAAACCCGACAGCCATCGCTGCACCGACCATGCCGCCACCGATTACGGCGATATCATACTTGTTCATTTTTTGCTCTTCATCGTATTGATTATTTGGCGTTTTTTAATTGTACGTTCCACGGCTATTTTTACAAAATTCTTTAATACAAAACCTTGCTTCGTATGGGGTAAAAATCTAGATTTCATCAGGGTTTGCAGAGAATTCGTCAGATCACTAGTCAGGTGCTTTTTAAAGCAGTACAATACGCCGCTTACCGCCGAGATGGCGG from Vibrio hyugaensis includes:
- a CDS encoding 2-octaprenyl-3-methyl-6-methoxy-1,4-benzoquinol hydroxylase, coding for MNKYDIAVIGGGMVGAAMAVGFAKQGRSVVVVEGAEPKAFEASQALDIRVSAISHQSVKLLDSLDAWSAIESMRVCPYRRLETWEHPECRTRFHSDELSLEQLGYIVENRLIQLGLWQAFAQYDNLTVMCPERLKDIEFAEVNRVTLESGEQFEASWVIGADGANSKVRQLAGIGVTAWDYRQHCMLINVKTELPQQDITWQQFTPSGPRSFLPLCSLTEDGKEVGQGSLVWYDSPKRIKQLCAMTKPQLKEEILRHFPAELGDIEVLQSGSFPLTRRHAQSYSNKNCVLVGDSAHTINPLAGQGVNLGFKDVDVLLSVTDQQEQLNDSLLAKYERARRPDNLLMQTGMDVFYKGFSNDLGPLKFARNAALKLAENSGPIKAQVLKYALGM